From the genome of Candidatus Sulfotelmatobacter sp.:
GCGGAGCAGGCGCCGACGCCGCTCCCCGGCCAGCCCGCGACCGGAGCCCCGGTGTCGTCGATACGCTGCGTCACCACGTCCACGCTGTTGAAATCGCCGATCATCCATTCCTGGACCGCGATCAGCATGCCGCCCGCACCATCGGCAACCGCGCGTGGCGTGACCTGAGAGCGGGCGCTGCCGCAGGCCTGCAGGCCGTTGGCGATCCATTGCGCCGAGCCATCCGCCGCGACGCGCTGAGCGAAGATCGCGCTGTTGCCGCCCCGCGTGTCGTACCAGGCGACCAGCGCCCCGCCGGCGCCATCGCTCACGACTGTCGGCGAGCCGCGCTGCCCGGACCCTCCGGCGATCGCCATGCCGCTGTCGGGCCAGCCGGGAGCGATCACGCCGCCCGCCAGAACGTGCTGCAGCACGATCTCGACGTCCGCGGGATTCGCTGCGGGCTGCTCCCAGGCCACGAACGCCCCGGACGCACCATCGGTCGCGATCGCCGGATGCGCCTGCGCGCGCGACGAGACGGTGAGCGGAGTGCCGCCCGCGGTCCAGCCGGCGACCACGGACCCGCTCGCGTCCACCCGCAGCGCGAAGATGTCGGGATTGCCGAGCCCCGAGGAGTCGGCGCGGTTGTCGGCCCATGCGACGATGAAACCGCCGGCACCGTCGGGAATCGCGACCGGGTCGGTCTGGTCGCCGACCGCCGTGCACAGCGCCAGGCCGCTGGGACCCCAGCCCGCGACCTGCGCGCCGCTCGAATCGAGGTGTTGCGCCCAGAGATCGGTGTGAGCGCTGACCGGATTGACTCGCTGCCAGACGGCGAACAGTCCGCCGCCGTCATCGCTCAGCGCGATCGCGTTGGTCCGCTCGCCGGGACCCACCGAGACCGGCGCGCCGCACCGAGTCCACGCGCTGTCCGCGACGACCGGCCGCGGTGCCGCGGCGCGGGCGGACGGCGCGATGGCCGGCGCAAGGACCGCGACGAACAAGGTGAGCGCGGCCAGTCGGTGGGAGCGCGTCATACCCGCGAGGTATCGGTGCTTCGGCCGACGCGCTTCAGCGCTTGATCGGCTTCCTCGCGCACCGTCTCCGACACGTCGAAAGCCCGTGCCTCGAGCAGTACCGGAGAGCTTTCCGGAGGTTCGACCGGGAGGATCTCGCCCAGCGCCCAGGCGGCATGCGCCCGCACCAGCCACGAGGGGTCCGCGCGCAGCGCGCGCTCGAGCGCCGGGCGCGAGGCGCGCTCGCCCCGGTTCCCGAGCGCCACGCACACGTTGCGCAGGAACCCGTCACGTCCGGCGCGGCGGATCGGGCTGCCGGCGAACAGGCGGTCGAAGGCGTCCGCATCGAGCGTTAGGAAACGCTCGAGGGTCCAGCCATCGAGCGCCCGTCCCTGAAGTCGCGCGTCGCGGGCTTCCGGCGCGAAGCGGTTCCAGGGGCAGGCTTCCTGACAGAGATCGCAGCCGAAGACCCAGTCGCCGATCGCGCTTCGCAGCTCGCGCGGGATCACGCCTCGATGTTCGATGGTGAGATAGGAGATGCAGCGGCGCGCGTCCACCCGGTAGGGCGCGACGATCGCCCGTGTCGGACAGATGTCGAGGCAGCGGGTGCAGGCGCCGCAGCGCTCGCGCGCGAGCGGGAGATCGGCCTCGAGCGGACGATCCACGAGCAGCTCGCCGAGCAGGAACCATGAGCCGAGGGTTTGGGAGAGCAGCCCGCTGTGCTTGCCGATCCAGCCGAGGCCGGCGCGCTCGGCCCAGCCGCGCTCGAGGATCGCGCCGGTGTCCGAGTACCAGAGTGCGCGCGATCCCGGCAGCGCTTCGTGTTCGACGAAGTCCGCGAGCGACCCGAGCTTCTCTTTCATCAACGCGTGATAGTCGTCGCCGGCGGCGTAGCGGGCGATGCGCCCAAGGCGCAGATCGCGCGACTCGTCGCGTCTCG
Proteins encoded in this window:
- a CDS encoding T9SS type A sorting domain-containing protein: MTRSHRLAALTLFVAVLAPAIAPSARAAAPRPVVADSAWTRCGAPVSVGPGERTNAIALSDDGGGLFAVWQRVNPVSAHTDLWAQHLDSSGAQVAGWGPSGLALCTAVGDQTDPVAIPDGAGGFIVAWADNRADSSGLGNPDIFALRVDASGSVVAGWTAGGTPLTVSSRAQAHPAIATDGASGAFVAWEQPAANPADVEIVLQHVLAGGVIAPGWPDSGMAIAGGSGQRGSPTVVSDGAGGALVAWYDTRGGNSAIFAQRVAADGSAQWIANGLQACGSARSQVTPRAVADGAGGMLIAVQEWMIGDFNSVDVVTQRIDDTGAPVAGWPGSGVGACSASGAQVNHRIASDGAGGAYVSWDDFRSGASRSFVQHVQPDGTIAPGWNANGNAAGSDPVEQSETDLIADGVGGALVAWTEASDAVVAQRLAPGGSPSFGWAASGTTLCADHAQFTPALASDLQRGALVVFSDDRDGPTPELFASHVTQDALVPALLALSNLSETPHAVSLSWSGAPAGAPAELWRARDSEAWALIAQPLADGTGSIRYQDRDVSPGERLRYRLELVGSAAPTIETQVRVPALEPFAITRVEPNPSPGRFTLAIASPVAAPLRVELLDVAGRRVAASAIEAAVGENAMPFGDGRPLSPGVYTVRAVMGGAIAATRRVCIVR
- the queG gene encoding tRNA epoxyqueuosine(34) reductase QueG — encoded protein: MVALTAAARIRQRAVALGFEDARWATVSPLEGAERYEAWLAAGMHGGMDWLATAEARERRADPTRLLRDVRSVVCVALCHSPRRDESRDLRLGRIARYAAGDDYHALMKEKLGSLADFVEHEALPGSRALWYSDTGAILERGWAERAGLGWIGKHSGLLSQTLGSWFLLGELLVDRPLEADLPLARERCGACTRCLDICPTRAIVAPYRVDARRCISYLTIEHRGVIPRELRSAIGDWVFGCDLCQEACPWNRFAPEARDARLQGRALDGWTLERFLTLDADAFDRLFAGSPIRRAGRDGFLRNVCVALGNRGERASRPALERALRADPSWLVRAHAAWALGEILPVEPPESSPVLLEARAFDVSETVREEADQALKRVGRSTDTSRV